A genomic stretch from Argiope bruennichi chromosome 2, qqArgBrue1.1, whole genome shotgun sequence includes:
- the LOC129962401 gene encoding m-AAA protease-interacting protein 1, mitochondrial-like translates to MNRLSSRIFSTLVRRQKQRIYSLDLLRHSFKIKDPYQNSLFFQKLEDMKFLVAVKLSNMLQQRSINSSSGDDGNKEKRKPPVLMNFIPVMRPQILLSLRNWILATFIIQPYLDKDFSLKEFTEGSKQALVIVSSYLSQGDFQSLKGLVTDDAIAEIKRNYSSLNIKERQDLLTKFSDIFISFPYQIGIIFDDDNQKRYAEITVVYHIIKNLEDMKMQSKVNSEAVKDDIKICNYRFIREYTKGVESDWTINRLGHFKLCHFEE, encoded by the exons ATGAATAGACTTTCGTCGAGAATTTTTTCTACTTTAGTTAGAAGACAAAAACAAAGGATATATTCTCTTGATCTGTTACGGCactctttcaaaataaaagatccttatcaaaattcacttttctttcaaaaattggaaGATATGAAATTCCTTGTCGCAGTAAAACTGTCTAACATGTTACAACAACGTAGTATCAATTCAAGCTCAGGTGACgatggaaataaagaaaaaagaaaacctcctgttttaatgaattttatacctGTAATGCGCCCACAAATATTGTTATCATTAAGAAATTGGATATTAGCCACTTTTATCATTCAGCCATACTTAGACAAAGATTTctcattaaaagaatttactGAAGGTTCTAAGCAG GCTTTAGTGATTGTCTCATCATACCTCTCACAAGGGGATTTTCAGTCATTGAAAGGCTTGGTTACTGACGAT gCTATTGCAGAAATCAAAAGGAACTATTCAtccttaaatattaaagaaaggcAAGATTTGCTTACAAAATTCAGTgatattttcatctcttttccTTACCAAATAGGGATTATTTTTGATGATG ataatcaGAAACGTTATGCTGAAATAACTGTAGTCTATCACATTATAAAGAATTTAGAAGATATGAAAATGCAAAGTAAAGTGAATTCAGAGGCTGTGAAAGATGATATCAAAATATGTAATTACag atttattagagagtacacaAAAGGTGTTGAAAGTGATTGGACCATTAATAGATTGGGACATTTCAAGTTATGCCATTTTGAAGAATga